The Zingiber officinale cultivar Zhangliang unplaced genomic scaffold, Zo_v1.1 ctg222, whole genome shotgun sequence genome includes a window with the following:
- the LOC122036853 gene encoding rhomboid-like protein 19, giving the protein MSSNFYTGFTRLCKGLSVILIGGYVLLQIFPSILPYVALIPSRTIPFAWNLITAGYIEQSILGVAISTVGLLSFGKLLEPLWGSKEFLKFIIVVNLLTSICVFVTAIALYYITRQESYLYTPFSGFYGILSGFLVGIKQILPDQEILKIKAKWIPTLVGLISVVTSFFTTNSVSYLPTLLFGMYMSWIYLRYFQRRVETSLKGDPSDEFSFSSFFPEFLRPILDPIASLFHLIFCGRRSNSSGESRGYELDDSPLPGSDSIEANRRRERGARALEQRLAAEKPSAVEKSDGAIESV; this is encoded by the exons ATG AGTAGCAACTTTTATACAGGGTTTACTCGATTGTGCAAGGGTCTTTCCGTCATCCTAATTGgaggatatgttttactccaaaTATTTCCCTCAATTCTTCCTTATGTTGCTCTTATTCCCTCAAG GACAATTCCATTTGCTTGGAATCTCATTACTGCTGGTTACATTGAACAATCAATTTTAGGG GTGGCGATCAGTACAGTTGGCCTTCTTTCATTTGGGAAGTTACTAGAGCCATTGTGGGGTTCAAAGGAATTCTTGAAGTTCATCATAGTGGTGAATTTACTGACATCAATCTGTGTCTTTGTAACTGCTATTGCTCTCTACTACATAACAAGACAAGAAAGCTATCT ATACACACCATTTTCTGGCTTCTATGGGATTCTCTCAGGTTTTCTGGTAGGCATTAAACAAATTTTACCAGATCAGGAGATTTTGAAGATCAAAGCAAAG TGGATACCAACTCTTGTTGGCTTGATCTCAGTTGTCACAAGCTTCTTCACGACAAACTCTGTCTCTTATCTTCCAACTTTATTGTTTGGCATGTATATGAGTTGGATATACCTACGGTACTTCCAAAGGCGGGTAGAAACAAGTCTTAAGGGAGATCCAAGTGATGAATTTTCTTTCTCTAGCTTTTTCCCTGAATTTTTACG GCCAATTTTGGATCCTATTGCTTCTCTATTTCATTTGATTTTTTGTGGAAGAAGATCCAATAGCTCTGGTGAATCAAGAGGTTATGAACTTGATGACTCTCCATTGCCTGGTTCTGATTCAATTGAAGCAAACAGGAGGAG AGAACGGGGAGCACGGGCACTCGAACAAAGATTAGCTGCCGAGAAACCATCTGCTGTAGAAAAATCAGATGGAGCTATTGAATCTGTGTAG
- the LOC122036849 gene encoding rho GTPase-activating protein 2-like, producing the protein MAGVVLASSSVGCRGRRGEEERKRAKEEERRKQQQISVLELLLAAIRRSMASSCRLEREEVIPVLQRMEIGWPTDVRHVAHVTFDRFHGFLGLPVEFEREVPGRVPSASASVFGVSAESMQCSLDSKGNSVPTILLLMQERLYMQGGLKAEGIFRINPENSQEEHVREQLNKGVVPEDIDVHCLASLIKAWFRELPEGVLDSLSPEQVLQCNTEEDSVRLVKRLLPTQTSLINWAIELMADVVEEEEVNKMNARNIAMVFAPNMTQMSDPLTALMHAVQVMNFLKTLILKTLREREEADVSGYSDFSCSPSHEPGEDDDDDSQRDMDMCDDSSEITSDNEPAEISILQSEMGANDSDSAARCSSERHTSSQHCNRTFVEEEYDSLSDIEVCFLRQLEWKSNDGILVEKDIASPLCPDSNPLIERKEENSITSNGESEVEVKNDPSEEQNESREVEMEECKVDFLLRDNLACF; encoded by the exons ATGGCCGGGGTGGTTCTCGCGTCGTCGTCGGTTGGATGCAGAGGAAGGCGAGGGGAGGAGGAACGGAAGAGGGCGAAGGAGGAGGAGCGCCGGAAGCAGCAGCAGATTTCGGTCCTGGAGCTGCTCCTGGCGGCGATCCGGAGGTCGATGGCGTCGTCGTGCAGGTTGGAGCGGGAAGAAGTGATACCGGTGCTGCAGCGCATGGAGATCGGGTGGCCGACCGACGTCCGCCACGTCGCGCACGTCACCTTCGACCGTTTCCATGGGTTCCTCGGCCTCCCCGTCGAGTTCGAGCGCGAGGTCCCTGGCCGCGTCCCCAGTGCCAG TGCTAGTGTCTTCGGTGTCTCAGCCGAGTCCATGCAATGCTCTCTTGATTCCAAGGGCAACAGTGTTCCAACAATCCTCCTGCTAATGCAGGAGAGGCTGTACATGCAAGGAGGTCTAAAG GCTGAAGGAATATTTCGGATAAACCCAGAGAACAGTCAGGAGGAACATGTAAGAGAGCAGCTAAACAAAGGCGTTGTGCCGGAGGACATTGATGTTCACTGTTTGGCCAGCCTTATTAAG GCATGGTTCAGAGAACTTCCAGAGGGTGTGCTGGACAGCCTCTCACCTGAACAAGTTCTTCAATGCAACACAGAGGAGGACTCGGTGCGACTTGTGAAGCGTCTTCTCCCAACACAGACTTCGCTTATCAATTGGGCCATTGAGCTCATGGCTGATgtcgttgaagaagaagaagtaaacaAGATGAACGCAAGAAATATAGCCATGGTCTTTGCCCCAAACATGACCCAG ATGTCAGATCCTTTAACAGCTCTTATGCATGCCGTTCAAGTTATGAACTTTCTCAAGACACTGATTCTGAAAACTCTGAGGGAGCGTGAAGAGGCAGACGTGAGTGGGTATTCAGATTTCTCATGTTCTCCTTCTCATGAGCCAGGAGAGGACGATGATGATGATAGCCAGAGAGATATGGATATGTGTGATGATTCCAGTGAGATCACATCAGACAATGAACCAGCAGAAATCTCTATCCTTCAATCTGAAATGGGAGCGAATGATAGTGATTCTGCTGCAAGATGCAGTTCAGAAAGGCATACAAGTAGCCAGCATTGCAATCGTACCTTCGTCGAGGAAGAATATGATTCTTTATCTGACATTGAAGTGTGCTTCCTTAGACAACTGGAATGGAAGTCCAACGATGGAATTCTAGTAGAGAAGGATATTGCTAGTCCGCTATGTCCTGATTCGAATCCATTGATtgagagaaaagaagaaaacTCAATCACAAGCAATGGCGAGTCTGAGGTCGAGGTGAAGAATGATCCATCGGAGGAACAAAATGAAAGCCGTGAGGTAGAAATGGAAGAATGCAAAGTGGATTTCTTGTTGCGCGATAACCTCGCTTGCTTCTGA